One Nicotiana tomentosiformis chromosome 1, ASM39032v3, whole genome shotgun sequence genomic window, catggacagattcaggttcaacatagAAAATGCACTAgatgttttctacattcaaaacctcaagaagaaaccaacagaaaccTTTCGCgaatatgctactcggtggagataTGAAGCCATGAAAGTAAGTCCAGCACTTggagaagaacaaatgaataagttcttcgtcagagcgcaagacccgcaatactatgaaaggcttatggttattgaaaatcacaaattctCCGATATCATCGagctgggagaaagaatagaagaagggattaaGAGTgggatggtgacaaattttgaggCACTGCAGGCCACGAATAAAGCACTACAATCGGGAGGTATTTCGAAGAAGAAATAAGTAAGAGCCGTAATGGTAGCCTAGGGtcctaagtctcctctcacataccaaacacctccacctacataccAAACACATCCACCCACATACCAGCCTTCACCCTCCAGATACCAATAACCTGCTACCACCTACCACGCCTATAACACTCAACCCGTatattaccactcaccaccacccgcccgccaaaactaccaaaaaccacgACCAAACTTCGGTCGCAGACCACATAGGCAATACACCCCAATCGCTGAGCCCATACACCAATTATATGACAGATTGAAGGCTGTTAGTTATGTCACACCCATCCATGCCGTTGTTATGGAGAATTCCTCTCAATGGATTAACCTGAACAATAcatgtgcctatcattcaggcatgaaggatCATACAAATTATGAGTGCCGCACactgaaagacaagattcagacactgATCGACAACAAGGTCATATAGGTAAAGGAAGTTGCACCAAATGtttgtaacaatcctctcccggatcacagaggTAAGGGAGTGAATATGATAGAGGCCGACGAGGAATGGGATCTAGAGGGGTCAATCGGACTCATTCGGGAAGGGGATGATCCTAAAACGTCTCTGGTCACCCTCACACccattgtggtacaaacccaagcaCTGTTTGAAGTCTAGGTAactacacccttcactgtgatggtagccccCACACCATCTTACAAGTTTGATGttatcccatgggattatgttgcggaagcaaggagaaaaggaaaagcaaaaatgtaGGAAACAAGTGTGGCGCAAggcatgactagaactggcagtGTCTATACACCTGAGCacctgggaggaacaagcaaagaagctgcATCTAAGCCACCTGTTGTTGAGACTGGACCTGATGACCTTTGAAGAAAGGTACAAGCAAGGGAAGACTCTGTTGTCGATCATCTGAAAAAACTTCCActcagatatccatcttgtcactgctgcaaaactccgagACACAcaggaatgccttgatgaaagtgctaagtgaagcttatgtacccaccaacatcactagtggggagatggccaacatggtcgGGCAGGTACTGTAAAGCCACAAAATCACCTTTAATGAAGATgaattaccaccagaaggactaagtcataaCAGGGCACTacacatcacagtgcaatttaaggataagttcatcgccagggtcctgatagatgggggttcaagtctcaataTATGCCCACTGACTACTCTAAAGAagttgggtaaaggcctgcacaaGATACGGATGGAAAGTATGAATGTAAAGGCGTTTGATGGATCCCAAAGAGCCAcaatcggagaaatcaacctcaacCTACAAATGGgtccaacctggtttgatgttgagttccaagtgctggatatatctgctacctaTAATCTTTTGTTGGGATGACCCTGGATACACACCGCTGGGGTAGTGGCTTCTACTCTGCATCAGGctgtgaagtttgaatggaatcatcaagaagtgattatccatggggatggaagcaactccatctacaccaatcagaccGTTCTAGTCATCGAGAATAAAAAGAAGCTGGGTGGAGAAACGTACCATCTCATTGAGCGAGTCAATgcaattgaaaaggatcgatggttgagtaacaagatagaaagcatatgaCTACGAACAGGatatgaacctggcaagggtctcggcaaaaatctccaagggatcaccaaactcGTACAACCACAGCGTCATGGCACAACTGTTGGGCTCAAATATGAATATACTTGGCAAGAGTACCAGGATTGGTCCCCGCCATGGCATGGTCCTTATTATCACTGGAACAACCAGTACCACCTCTGCACTAGACATTTCATagagctgacatgatgtggggatctaAGGAAGATCAAGTCT contains:
- the LOC138906589 gene encoding uncharacterized protein → MAEELKKLTGRVQSVEGGKGIEGLNYEDLCIHPYVKLSEGYKPPKFEMLDGTGDPKVHLRTYCDKLVGVGKYEQICMKLLMRSLTGDALSWYISQNLKKWVNWVSMASDFMDRFRFNIENALDVFYIQNLKKKPTETFREYATRWRYEAMKVSPALGEEQMNKFFVRAQDPQYYERLMVIENHKFSDIIELGERIEEGIKSGMVTNFEALQATNKALQSGGMKDHTNYECRTLKDKIQTLIDNKAVKFEWNHQEVIIHGDGSNSIYTNQTVLVIENKKKLGGETYHLIERVNAIEKDRWLSNKIESI